The following are encoded together in the Conger conger chromosome 11, fConCon1.1, whole genome shotgun sequence genome:
- the gstt2 gene encoding glutathione S-transferase theta-2: MAGRKALEIYVDLLSQPCRAVHIFLNHNKIPHKVKMVALRKGEHKTPEFTSFNPMQKVPVMVDNGFVLTESDAILKYLATNYNAPEHWYPTLPEKRARVDEYTAWHHTNTRPFAAKVFIMEVLLARMNGQPPDPEKLQRALGQMNEMLDKLEDMFLKRKPFLCGDDITLADLLAICEIMQPLGGDRDILKERPKLLAWKSRVQSVLKDSFDEAHGVLYRVRDNFRAKL, encoded by the exons ATGGCTGGCAGAAAGGCGCTAGAAATCTATGTGGATTTGTTATCACAGCCATGCAGAGCAGTACATATTTTTCTGAATCACAATAAAATACCACATAAGGTGAAAATGGTAGCCTTGCGAAAAG GTGAGCATAAAACGCCAGAGTTTACCAGCTTCAATCCTATGCAGAAGGTACCAGTAATGGTAGACAATGGCTTTGTTCTGACAGAGAG TGATGCCATATTGAAGTATTTGGCCACCAACTACAATGCTCCTGAGCACTGGTACCCCACACTACCAGAGAAAAGGGCAAGAGTTGATGAGTACACAGCCTGGCACCACACTAACACACGGCCGTTTGCTGCCAAGGTCTTCATTATGGAG GTGTTACTGGCCCGCATGAACGGGCAGCCCCCAGACCCTGAGAAGCTGCAGAGGGCTCTGGGGCAGATGAACGAGATGCTGGACAAGCTGGAGGACATGTTCCTGAAGAGAAAGCCCTTCCTTTGTGGCGATGACATCACCCTGGCCGATCTCCTGGCTATCTGTGAGATCATGCAG CCTCTAGGTGGCGACAGAGACATCCTGAAGGAGCGGCCCAAGCTCCTGGCTTGGAAAAGCAGGGTACAGTCGGTGTTGAAGGATTCGTTTGATGAGGCGCACGGAGTGCTTTACCGCGTCCGGGACAACTTCAGAGCAAAGCTATGA
- the chek2 gene encoding serine/threonine-protein kinase Chk2 isoform X2 — MSQDADSSQAETQSQPQTQSQSGSSSSSGPASASQSSSSSGSGTLSSVDTAPVTLASIPEEPEPQPWGRLLPMEKGFKVHNCIEEQYWFGRDKGCHYCFDDPVLKMTEKYTTYSKKHFRIFREGDIVYIEDTSGNGTFVDGKLIGKGKRLPLANNAELALSQPRHKVFVFIDLMVDEQSNLPKEFREKYLISRKIGVGVCGEVKLAFERASCKKVAVKTISKKDFPSSGTATRNAEREIEILRKIDHPCLIKTEDFFQTEESYYIVLELMEGGELFDRVKAKKQLPEPIAKMYFYQMLLAVEYLHSQGIIHRDLKPENVLLSSNNDVCLIKITDFNQSKILEETSLMRTLCGTPTYLAPEVFTDAVTVGYGRAVDCWSLGVLLFVCLSGYPPFHTEGKGISIREQITQGRYRFIPAIWAKVSEQAKDLVKKLLVVDPKQRLTLEEALQHPWMQDEQMKATAFEVMYPDGEGPRPSTSRKRPLEDQEEQPAKRRPGPPSAEGE; from the exons ATGTCCCAAGACGCAGACTCCAGCCAAGCTGAGACGCAGTCGCAGCCTCAGACACAGTCCCAGAGTGGCTCCAGCTCTTCCTCAGGCCCCGCATCCGCCAGTcagtcctcctcatcctcagggTCTGGCACCCTCAGCTCGGTGGACACTGCCCCGGTGACCCTGGCATCCATTCCAGAGGAACCGGAACCCCAGCCCTGGGGCCGTCTGCTCCCCATGGAGAAGGGATTCAAAGTGCACA atTGTATAGAGGAACAGTACTGGTTTGGACGTGACAAGGGGTGCCATTACTGCTTTGATGACCCAGTgttaaaaatgactgaaaagTACACGACTTACAGCAAGAAGCACTTCAGAATCTTTAGG GAAGGGGATATTGTCTACATTGAGGACACAAGCGGGAATGGCACTTTTGTTGATGGAAAACTCATTGGGAAGGGCAAGAGGCTTCCACTCGCCAACAATGCTGAACTGGCACTTAGTCAGCCCCGCCACAAAG TGTTCGTGTTCATAGATCTCATGGTGGACGAACAGTCAAATCTCCCAAAAGAGTTCAGGGAAAAGTACTTGATTTCCAGAAAAATTGGAGT AGGAGTGTGCGGCGAGGTGAAGCTCGCATTTGAAAGGGCTTCATGCAAGAAAGTAGCGGTCAAGACCATCAGCAAAAAGGATTTCCCATCCAGCGGA acTGCCACACGAAATGCAGAGAGGGAAATTGAAATCCTAAGAAAAATAGACCAT CCATGCTTAATCAAGACGGAAGACTTCTTCCAAACAGAGGAGTCTTACTACATTGTGTTAGAACT caTGGAGGGCGGCGAGCTCTTTGACAGAGTCAAAGCTAAAAAACAACTCCCAGAACCCATTGCCAAGATGTATTTTTATCAGATGCTGCTGGCAGTCGAA TACCTCCACAGCCAGGGGATCATTCACAGAGATCTCAAACCTGAGAATGTGCTCCTGTCGTCCAACAACGATGTCTGCCTCATCAAG atcacagacttcaaccagtcGAAGATCCTGGAGGAGACGTCGCTGATGAGAACGCTCTGTGGCACACCCACCTACCTGGCACCAGAGGTGTTCACGGACGCCGTGACGGTGGGGTACGGGCGAGCGGTGGACTGCTGGAGCCTCGGGGTGCTGCTGTTTGTGTG TTTATCAGGGTACCCCCCGTTCCACACGGAAGGGAAGGGAATATCCATCCGGGAACAGATCACTCAGGGCCGCTACAGGTTTATCCCAGCTATTTGGGCCAAAGTCTCTGAGCAAG ccAAGGATCTTGTGAAGAAGCTCCTGGTTGTGGACCCCAAACAGCGGCTGACCCTGGAGGAGGCACTGCAGCACCCGTGGATGCAG GATGAGCAGATGAAGGCCACTGCCTTTGAAGTGATGTACCCTGACGGAGAAGGTCCTAGG CCCTCCACCAGTCGCAAAAGGCCTCTGGAGGACCAAGAAGAACAGCCAGCGAAGAGACGGCCAGGCCCACCTTCAGCTGAGGGCGAATGA
- the chek2 gene encoding serine/threonine-protein kinase Chk2 isoform X1: MCRICFDLSRVFLRQLARTMSQDADSSQAETQSQPQTQSQSGSSSSSGPASASQSSSSSGSGTLSSVDTAPVTLASIPEEPEPQPWGRLLPMEKGFKVHNCIEEQYWFGRDKGCHYCFDDPVLKMTEKYTTYSKKHFRIFREGDIVYIEDTSGNGTFVDGKLIGKGKRLPLANNAELALSQPRHKVFVFIDLMVDEQSNLPKEFREKYLISRKIGVGVCGEVKLAFERASCKKVAVKTISKKDFPSSGTATRNAEREIEILRKIDHPCLIKTEDFFQTEESYYIVLELMEGGELFDRVKAKKQLPEPIAKMYFYQMLLAVEYLHSQGIIHRDLKPENVLLSSNNDVCLIKITDFNQSKILEETSLMRTLCGTPTYLAPEVFTDAVTVGYGRAVDCWSLGVLLFVCLSGYPPFHTEGKGISIREQITQGRYRFIPAIWAKVSEQAKDLVKKLLVVDPKQRLTLEEALQHPWMQDEQMKATAFEVMYPDGEGPRPSTSRKRPLEDQEEQPAKRRPGPPSAEGE; the protein is encoded by the exons ATGTGCAGGATCTGTTTCGACCTGTCGCGGGTTTTTCTAAGGCAGCTAGCTCG CACTATGTCCCAAGACGCAGACTCCAGCCAAGCTGAGACGCAGTCGCAGCCTCAGACACAGTCCCAGAGTGGCTCCAGCTCTTCCTCAGGCCCCGCATCCGCCAGTcagtcctcctcatcctcagggTCTGGCACCCTCAGCTCGGTGGACACTGCCCCGGTGACCCTGGCATCCATTCCAGAGGAACCGGAACCCCAGCCCTGGGGCCGTCTGCTCCCCATGGAGAAGGGATTCAAAGTGCACA atTGTATAGAGGAACAGTACTGGTTTGGACGTGACAAGGGGTGCCATTACTGCTTTGATGACCCAGTgttaaaaatgactgaaaagTACACGACTTACAGCAAGAAGCACTTCAGAATCTTTAGG GAAGGGGATATTGTCTACATTGAGGACACAAGCGGGAATGGCACTTTTGTTGATGGAAAACTCATTGGGAAGGGCAAGAGGCTTCCACTCGCCAACAATGCTGAACTGGCACTTAGTCAGCCCCGCCACAAAG TGTTCGTGTTCATAGATCTCATGGTGGACGAACAGTCAAATCTCCCAAAAGAGTTCAGGGAAAAGTACTTGATTTCCAGAAAAATTGGAGT AGGAGTGTGCGGCGAGGTGAAGCTCGCATTTGAAAGGGCTTCATGCAAGAAAGTAGCGGTCAAGACCATCAGCAAAAAGGATTTCCCATCCAGCGGA acTGCCACACGAAATGCAGAGAGGGAAATTGAAATCCTAAGAAAAATAGACCAT CCATGCTTAATCAAGACGGAAGACTTCTTCCAAACAGAGGAGTCTTACTACATTGTGTTAGAACT caTGGAGGGCGGCGAGCTCTTTGACAGAGTCAAAGCTAAAAAACAACTCCCAGAACCCATTGCCAAGATGTATTTTTATCAGATGCTGCTGGCAGTCGAA TACCTCCACAGCCAGGGGATCATTCACAGAGATCTCAAACCTGAGAATGTGCTCCTGTCGTCCAACAACGATGTCTGCCTCATCAAG atcacagacttcaaccagtcGAAGATCCTGGAGGAGACGTCGCTGATGAGAACGCTCTGTGGCACACCCACCTACCTGGCACCAGAGGTGTTCACGGACGCCGTGACGGTGGGGTACGGGCGAGCGGTGGACTGCTGGAGCCTCGGGGTGCTGCTGTTTGTGTG TTTATCAGGGTACCCCCCGTTCCACACGGAAGGGAAGGGAATATCCATCCGGGAACAGATCACTCAGGGCCGCTACAGGTTTATCCCAGCTATTTGGGCCAAAGTCTCTGAGCAAG ccAAGGATCTTGTGAAGAAGCTCCTGGTTGTGGACCCCAAACAGCGGCTGACCCTGGAGGAGGCACTGCAGCACCCGTGGATGCAG GATGAGCAGATGAAGGCCACTGCCTTTGAAGTGATGTACCCTGACGGAGAAGGTCCTAGG CCCTCCACCAGTCGCAAAAGGCCTCTGGAGGACCAAGAAGAACAGCCAGCGAAGAGACGGCCAGGCCCACCTTCAGCTGAGGGCGAATGA
- the hscb gene encoding iron-sulfur cluster co-chaperone protein HscB isoform X1 translates to MQALNTLRWICSSRCYQNANGFGKYIVNILPSSSNAVLNAELTLHNKYITGNRGLCNTTSQLLGRFNANQAVYTNQSRTFSTVLDKCWKCECSIQVVPVFFCPACKVIQAPDDHATYFDIMDCDKAFALDTQKLQRRYLYLQRSLHPDNFSQKTQKEQEYSETQSALVSKAYRTLLKPLSRGIYMLELGGVPVEEGTDIGADQQFLLDIMEINERLEETQSKEEVDNIGFSVEDQLQGLTEKINASFLKGDVSSAKLLIGQMKYFVNIREKVKEKLSEMLV, encoded by the exons ATGCAGGCACTGAATACGTTACGGTGGATTTGCAGTTCTCGCTGTTATCAGAATGCAAATGGTTTTGGAAAGTACATTGTAAATATTCTGCCCAGCTCTTCAAACGCAGTCCTTAATGCTGAGCTCACTttacataataaatacataacagGCAATAGAGGATTGTGCAACACCACATCACAACTTTTGGGACGTTTCAACGCTAACCAGGCAGTTTATACAAATCAATCGAGGACTTTCTCTACAGTTTTAGATAAATGCTGGAAGTGCGAGTGTTCAATTCAAGTAGTTCCCGTATTCTTCTGCCCTGCCTGCAAAGTTATACAAGCTCCGGACGACCATGCGACGTACTTCGATATAATGGACTG TGACAAGGCGTTTGCTTTGGATACCCAGAAGTTACAACGGAGGTACCTATACCTTCAACGCTCTCTTCACCCTGACAACTTCAGTCAGAAAACTCAG aaagAGCAGGAGTATTCGGAAACCCAGTCAGCGCTGGTAAGCAAGGCTTACAGGACTCTGCTAAAGCCTTTGAGCCGTGGTATTTACATG CTGGAACTTGGGGGCGTCCCTGTGGAGGAAGGGACTGACATTGGGGCTGATCAACAGTTTCTCCTGGACATAATGGAGATTAATGAAAGGCTGGAGGAGACGCAGAGCAAAGAGGAGGTTGACAACATTGGGTTCTCAGTTGAAG ATCAACTGCAGGGCctaacagagaaaataaatgcatctTTTCTCAAAG GAGATGTTTCATCAGCAAAACTCCTGATTGGCCAAATGAAGTACTTTGTGAATATACGGGAGAAGGTGAAGGAAAAGCTGTCTGAGATGCTGGTCTGA
- the hscb gene encoding iron-sulfur cluster co-chaperone protein HscB isoform X2 — translation MQALNTLRWICSSRCYQNANGFGKYIVNILPSSSNAVLNAELTLHNKYITGNRGLCNTTSQLLGRFNANQAVYTNQSRTFSTVLDKCWKCECSIQVVPVFFCPACKVIQAPDDHATYFDIMDCDKAFALDTQKLQRRYLYLQRSLHPDNFSQKTQKEQEYSETQSALVSKAYRTLLKPLSRGIYMLELGGVPVEEGTDIGADQQFLLDIMEINERLEETQSKEEVDNIGFSVEGDVSSAKLLIGQMKYFVNIREKVKEKLSEMLV, via the exons ATGCAGGCACTGAATACGTTACGGTGGATTTGCAGTTCTCGCTGTTATCAGAATGCAAATGGTTTTGGAAAGTACATTGTAAATATTCTGCCCAGCTCTTCAAACGCAGTCCTTAATGCTGAGCTCACTttacataataaatacataacagGCAATAGAGGATTGTGCAACACCACATCACAACTTTTGGGACGTTTCAACGCTAACCAGGCAGTTTATACAAATCAATCGAGGACTTTCTCTACAGTTTTAGATAAATGCTGGAAGTGCGAGTGTTCAATTCAAGTAGTTCCCGTATTCTTCTGCCCTGCCTGCAAAGTTATACAAGCTCCGGACGACCATGCGACGTACTTCGATATAATGGACTG TGACAAGGCGTTTGCTTTGGATACCCAGAAGTTACAACGGAGGTACCTATACCTTCAACGCTCTCTTCACCCTGACAACTTCAGTCAGAAAACTCAG aaagAGCAGGAGTATTCGGAAACCCAGTCAGCGCTGGTAAGCAAGGCTTACAGGACTCTGCTAAAGCCTTTGAGCCGTGGTATTTACATG CTGGAACTTGGGGGCGTCCCTGTGGAGGAAGGGACTGACATTGGGGCTGATCAACAGTTTCTCCTGGACATAATGGAGATTAATGAAAGGCTGGAGGAGACGCAGAGCAAAGAGGAGGTTGACAACATTGGGTTCTCAGTTGAAG GAGATGTTTCATCAGCAAAACTCCTGATTGGCCAAATGAAGTACTTTGTGAATATACGGGAGAAGGTGAAGGAAAAGCTGTCTGAGATGCTGGTCTGA